The following is a genomic window from Miscanthus floridulus cultivar M001 chromosome 14, ASM1932011v1, whole genome shotgun sequence.
ATTGTTTAATGGtctttttttctctctcgaaAACGCAGGTGAGCTGCGTTTCTTTGTACTAAGAAGGGAGTCATCATGTACTCCCTCCTTTTTCCAAATTGTAAATCGTTTTAGATTTTTCCCAAGTCAAACATGTCTTAGTAAATGCAATATCAAAATATATTTTGGGGTGTATTTAATCTAATGAATCCAGTTTGATGTTGTAGTTTTTTGTGCattttattttttctataaacttagacacttagtcaaagttagagaaatttgacttaggaaaaactaaaacgacttacaatttagaacggaggggcATTGATTTCCCGATAATTAGATCCTGCACTGGTTGATTGTAATgtttttattctattttattgAACATTTGAGTAAAAGTGGCATTTTATTTGCAGGTACCGGACCAAGGTTTAGGTCCAACATCATATAACATTGTTAAGGCATTATTAACTTCTAGAAAAATGTTGCTTGAAGAACTGAACAAAATCAGTGGTGCTATTGGTAAGACAGTTGAGGATTTAGATGTTGCTGACTTGAATCTTGGTAAATATGAGTCATTTAATGCATCAAAATCTGGACTACCGAATTCTAGTAAAGTGTTCCTTGCAACTGGCAAGGGTGTGGGACAGTTGGCTGGAATTTTACATGACTTCTTGGAGGTATGCTTCATTTTATGCTTATGATCATCTTGGATATATTAACGACAAGAAAGTTGTGGATTTAAAATGTGTTACGTCTGGCTTCTGCAGAAACCCAACGATATGGTTAATGGTACAGATGATTCTATGCTGTATACTCTTCCCCAGGAAGAGCTATTTGAACTGTTTCTAACTCTGAGTGGACAGCTTTCACTTCTATGGAATGCATTCTTGAAATTTCATAGGCAAGTGTTCTATTGATTTTATCGTGTACTTAAAGTGATCATACATTCTATGCTTGCCATGTCCAACAATATTCTCTTGATCTATTCAGGCTAAATAAAACAAAGATATTGGATTACTTGCACGATGTTTGGGCTATTGACAGGAAGGCAGAATGGTCAATATGGACTGTTCACTCAAAAATTGAGATGCCGCATCGCTATCTGCGGAGTATGACTGATGACTCAACTCACCGTCATTCCCTTCTTAGAGGTTCTGTCTCAAGGAAGTTCCATGATGACGTAATTGCCCTCGCCAGGAAGTTCTATTCATAACTAGTATTTTTATCACTCCAATCTCTATTTAACAGTCTATATATCTGTGCAGCCTGTACAGAACTCTGTTTCACGGGCAGAACTACACAGGAAAAGCATAGCACAAATGAAGGTTTGACACTGTTCTTTTCTTTAAGAATAGTTCAGTGCAAAACTTGCCCCTGAAACATGTACTGATTTGAAGCATTTTGCAGATCAATACACAGTCTGTTCAAGATATGCATATATATGCTGTTCCTTCACGTGTTCCTGTTGTTCTTATAGAACAACATGTCATGGTTGTTCCACAGCATAGTTCCAGCAAGGATCTGGCTTCGAGTCCTGAACAAAAGGATACTATTGTGCTACCTAAACTACAAGGAGAGTCTCTGGTACCCAAAAGTAGTGCTGGTAAAAAAAGTGGACGCATCTTGCGAGCTGTCATTTTTGTGCATGGTTTTCAGGCAAGCTCCATTCGCCTCCTTTATGCTTGATCTGAGTTAAAAGTAAATACTTATCTCAATCTTTCTCTGATTTAAATAAACAGGGTCACCATTTGGATTTACGTCTTGTTAGAAACCAATGGCTTCTATTGGATCCTGGAGCTGATTGCCTAATGTCTGAGGCTAATGAAGATAAAACATCTGGAGACTTCAAAGAAATGGGTAGCAGGTTGGCTGGGGAGGTAGTTGCCTTCCTGAAGAAGAAAATGGATAAGCTATCAAGATACGGAGGCTGCAAAGAGCTGAAGTTAAATTTTGTTGGCCATTCCATTGGGAACATCATCATTAGAAGTGCCCTGGCAGGTCTCTCCCAACTTTCCTAACAAATCTTTTCAAGAATCTTATAGATATATTGCTGATTGTTTGCCCCATCTTAATAGAACCTGCATTGCAACCATACTTGAAGAACCTCTACACGTACATGTCAATATCAGGGCCTCACTTGGGTTACTGGTACAGTTCAAATTCGTTGTTCAATTCTGGACTCTGGCTGCTGAAAAAGCTCAAGGGAGCGCAGTGCATCCATCAACTCACTTTCAGTGATGATCAAGACCCCCAAAATACATACTTTTATAAGCTTTGCAAGGTACGAAGTCCCTATCTGGAGTAACTTAGGCCATTCGACTTGTTGCTGATTTATGCTAGATTTTATTTACATCAAGATGAATTTATGATTAACTATTACTGTTCTTGTTCATACAGTTGAAAACATTGGAGAACTTCAAAAATATCATATTGTTATCATCACCACAGGTTATTCCCTTTTCTCATCTCTAATAGTAATTTACTTGTGTGGAATTTGTTTTGCTGCAGTAAACAATTTGGGCTCTATAGTCCTTATAGCTGTCATGACTATGTGCATCTTTTTGTTCTTCCAGGATGGCTATGTACCATATCATTCAGCGAGAATTGAGCTCTGCCCAGCTGCATCATCAGACACCTCAAAGAAGGGTGAAGTCTTCACAGAAATGCTCAACAACTGCTTGGACCAGATCCGTGCGCCCTCATCCGACACCCGGACATTCATGCGCTGCGATGTGAATTTCGACCAGTCCAACCAAGGGCGAAGCCTGAACACCATGATCGGCAGAGCAGCCCACATCGAgttcctggagactgacgtctaCGCCAAGTTCATCATGTGGTCCTTCCCTGACCTGTTCCGATGACGACGACACCACTCGTCTTTGTAATACTGCCACATACCAAACCAATAGCCCACATTACTGAGTGCTGACCAGGCAAGGAAAACTAAGCTTGCATAAAGGTTCCCACCAGAATCTAACACCAAGACAGGCAGGTAGCACTGTAAAGATCCTAGAAGCAATGAATTTTCCAGCTTGCTAGATCCTATTCTGTATAAATAGTTGATTCTTTTTTCATTTCATTCATAGTGCCTGTAGATTTGCACCCTTGCTGTGAATTTATAATCCTTGTCGTCTGGTGTATTTAACACTTTCAGTTTAGGATGTGCTGACAATCAGTGCGCTTATGTCCAAATaagcctctttttttttttttttacttttgattGATTTTTACTAGTCACCTTCGTTTTTGTGAATGCTGTAAAGCCTGCAACCTGCTTTGTACTGTACATGCAGACGATCAGCCTGTCTGATACTAGATCTGGATGGTCCTGCCTCGTTGCCCTGCCGTCCAGGGTGGTGTTTCTGTTTGGTGAAATTGCTGTAGGAATATTTGTTCTGGCATCTTTCCATAGCTGGATCTGCATGTGCTTCTAAAACTGTATCCTCATGCCGTCCGTGTCTCGTGCGGTCAGGCTCGTGTCAGTGCTGCGTATGTGCGTGACATGCTGGCTTTTCCGGTGGCAGGCGAGACCACCGTGACCTGGTGTCTGGTGTGGATGTTGTCTGCACGTCTGAACCCTTCCAGAAGAGAACAGCAATTCTGGTAAGCGGTTGACTGTAGAAAAAACAGAGGTGATTGATCCTTTCATCACCGGGTCAAGGCGACGAACGGTGGGAGACTCCGCCGCCGAACCCGGTCGTCGTGCCGACCTCCGGCGGTGACCGGTGATGTGAGAGCGAGCTGTGCCGGGGACCGGGCGGAGGGGCCCTGTCTGTCGCTGCGGACGGAAAGGTGGCGCGAGGGACCGAGGGTCAGGTCGCCATTACGGCGACCAACAGTAGCagccagccggccggccggcccgggGACGGGGAGAGCGACGGCatgttgctgttgctgttgctgttgctgcaGCACCAGCTGGGTGAGAGAGCCTACCACTGCTGAACAGAACAGAGCTGCCCTCTGCTCTGACCAAGAACGATTCTGCAAGGGTCTCCGGAGGACAGCTCACGGCAGTGACGGGCATCTGGATGCCCAAACGAAACAAGCTTCTCCCATGTCATCCTCTGGATCACCATAAAGCATCCAAAAATATGAGACGAGTAATCAGTACATAGATGGGAAATGTTTGACCATCAGCAGATGATGGTGGATTCCAGCTGCATTTCAACAAAGCTCGCAAGGAAGACGACCTTTCCTAAGTTTCTGCTAACTACAGGTGTCAAATCTAGCAGAAACAAGATTACGAGGGAGTAGACGCTACAATCAGCAAACGTGACAGTTGGAGATTTCGGAGTGCCCAAAGAAAAATGGCGATTGCATTTAAGTTCAGCGAGAAACGGCTGGCGCTGGTTCAACGTTTGTTCAGGCCATATCAGTGTTTTCTCCTTTCTTTTCAGAGTGTAACAATATACAGTATACAACAGAACACAAGCCAATTGATTCATCGTGAACCCAATGAAACATAATTTTCCGAACAtgtcaacttttgaaattcaaatcACACAGAACTTGTGTGACAGCGTTTTGTAATCTTGAGACAGCAAAATATAAGAACGATACCAAACTGTAACCGGCAAATTCAGTTACAGAAGAAAGCTGGCTTCCCCCATTTCCATAACTGCTGGAGTACATCTGtcagtgtttttggaccaccgacgagtaaatttgtatttacgcgtctggcttggatggtgtgcttggaggatacgaggatttatactggttcggacggaacgttcctacgtccagttcgctgctgctcgtgttacctgcacttggtttgcagtaggtgttacaaacagacgagagaggaagatgtttacaccaaaatttaggagagaggaactcgcaggcttccaagattgtgccaatcaagaaGTCGATTGAGTAAGAATTGATATCTGCCGGGTCAACTGCGACATTGGGACCAGTTttcttcgaatgacgtcagcagataatgatgacgaaatatgattggcatcgagaaaatacatatcggactctacaaaagggaaaaattagagtataagttatcttaagatatgaATGTTTTCTTCgcaccaaagattgtattgagtcgtactcgtgtatgattcgtttttaggctccgggtataaataccaaaccccggctattataaaagacacacaattaatcaaatacaagttatttactttttcggctccagccaccccttaggagtaggagtatagtagatctcgacgagttcttcagcaagtacggctgcatcgatccggtcgacctccactgcttgtctataagtaccgtcatggcttatacctctgttcgtacggctgcatcgatccggtcgacctctattgcgactctggtatgagttagttatcgactcttgtctagttcaagtacggctgcatcgatccggttgacctccactgctcgaactagattaaggtcaagttatcggctccatctaagggtggtgttccttcggatagattcattaagttaccgatattgcttattgcttccattgtttatttaattacagcaatatcaattcgtccgattgggattgatctagatcggccttatatctttgttaacccatcgtttgttaatctaaactgatttaatctgcactttaaacgataagttatgttttatcggctgttttacgtcaatcttgatcgtgcatagcgtgcagttaaggcgtgtttgatcttgagtagatctattggctagcgaaaactgttccatggcccgttatcacgacctatgtgattctgcatcacaccctactgttagcaccgtggagtggggatcgttagttggtagatctattcctgagagagcgtgaccttaactgtgcgttatgtctgaatcggctgttttagccgatatcaggtgctttcacgaacagttcacgtcacgagaccattgaagtagcggtaggttgaaagatatgttagccccatgatcttattattgtattacggcctacatgattctgtctcatgccccactgatattagtaataagttagggtcgtcgagtctattgttgtttctacggcctgcatgattctgccttatgttccactagtcatagcgatagatgagatctaatatgttcattagatttatctctattaaatggttgaatgatgatgaactgtttcttttataaaaaaggggttcggttacttgcagtcattggctcaggatgaactaattattgttaatatcttatggccattgaccaatatttgtttaaagaatgatacTCATCCCGAATGATagccgattcttcttacacaacctcatgagctttaaccaatttatttttataaatatactagaatcagctatttagtcgatctcctttcatatcggctctcagagccgcacattcaggactgtctggcaacaccgacatgttccgcccttaattactgataagctttttctccttgtcaattgcaaggtcaaattgactggcacgtctcgggaggagtgcacaggatcgaccatccctgcgctgaagttAGGCAGATCTCTAgatccatcgagtggacccttccggcttgctcgtgtgtccttagcatgggacaaaattccgtgtcgacacacgtttctgtcACGCCCGGTGGGACTCGAACCCACAATCGTTtaatggcggttcacaacaacaacgacattcttatgctgcattatgaagatctacctgatgaggataagggtatcatcagcaaggctacagaagagtttcagaacaagtgtttgttgtcataCACTAAAACATATGATAacacaattatttagaaatttccactaccaagagttctattacacgggcagacggatacaactgaagatgaagacagacgtttctttaaggaagttgtagacaaatctgttcgtgatgccatatcaagccataacgaagctttcttggacatattccacaatgccatgagagaGACGATTGATGGGTTttcagttggtcaaggtgggccggcttattacaacattctagatctgtcgacccaagggactaatcaagtcggtaccagccatcaagaagcagcaccaactggtaatggtgatgtccagacagttcagggttcatctgaacaggctcaaggaactactatgaatcagatacagtataattctGGACCGCCAGTACAGCATGTACAATAGCTGGCAGGGCAAgatcagaaccaggtgatcaattttggcacattaggccacataccatcgttggctcaaaaaatagcaccatcaattcaaagaatccgtagagatatagatccttatgtctataatcagagacttcaagcagcaagccagcaaagaaccTAGCAGATCGAGATTCcccaagggtatcactatggcacggattataacacccttcacataatGCCAAActcaggatatcaaggcacacggggtttcaatccatagatgggtcagcaggtgcagaggaatccgaatccgcaagctgatgagttattgctgaGGGTAACCGAGAttatgaagaatcagttcggtctgaagccaaaatggctgactttttcgtacaaacgcccatatccagaatggtatgatttggtcgctcttcccacaaattacaagctcctagagtttgctaagtttactggccaagacaatacaagcacgatagaacatgtcagtcaatatcttacacaattgggtgaagcattagttgaggatgcccatcgagttcgtttcttctccttgtccttatcaggacCATCCTTCACTTAGTTTTTATCACtaccagttaattccattgctaattaggctaacttagagaagaagtttcatatatatttttatactgggactggagaaaagaaggttaccgatctgacaactataagacagaagactaatgaatcgggcactgaatttcttcagatgttccgagaaactaggaacttgtgcttctccttaaatttggctgatgatcaactagctgctttagctgttcaaggaatgctgccaatgtggaaagaaaagctgctgggacaagaatttgacaacttggatcAATTGGCTCagcgagtggcagcgctcaatagccaattctagagtatgcgcagagatacctgattttagaagagtaccacagtagccgaagcttatgatccattaTCAGTCGATGATGTCtatgaagataaagaagaagaggttgctatggctgaatggaattgggggcaaaaagacagtaatggtgtcaaatccttggggaagaggaatcgaggagagctatgactttgatgtcaccaaatcagataagctcttcgattttttgcttgagaaaggacagatcaagttgctcgatggtcatgtcatgttgccccctgatcagctgaagaataagaagttctacaagttccataatgctatttctcattccaccaacgaatgcagaaatttctggcagcatatacagagggctattcagcaggggaggctcaaatttgatacgcctcagaaaatgaaagttgatgataatcctttcctaggagatcaaaacatggttgatgctgggctactcaaaggaaagactaaggtcctaacatcaactaaatcaaaagaagctggaatagtcgatcccaagatgcaaatatcgactgaagagtacagagagattagaagacgtcgtgccgagcaaaagagctgatacaAGCAGGGGGAGACGTCAAAAGCAAGGATGATAAAGCCGtgagttacatctcggattctattgaataagtggcagcggcagaagaaaaaggattatcaacattggttaaaggatcaggcataccagcatcaactgaaagaagagaggtatgaaaggaaataagccgaattacattggaattgtcctttcttcagacattgctggaataaaaatttaaagttgcctaccagacatgactatctaGAATGCAACAATtgatattgggagtttaggcagtctcaaaccaaccgccggtctatccatgctcaagatgcatatcatcataataacatggatcggtgcctaaaaataaaaatgttcataatcggctaggaaaaagagttgttgatcaagactaggctgattatgaagaagacggcaacgaaagaaaatatgtttggcaggaaggccaatggtgtccaggaggtttagcaagaagccagaagagaagggtgcaacgcctaaggaataaagagatggaataggctcaggcatctggtaaacctcaagtatggcgtaccaagcaaacaaccgatagaaagcaaccatcggctaatatctaaatggcttttctgttgccatcagaattcagagctccgacagattaagaagtttattcggatttcaatgaatcggagtatgagatAGTTACCAAGTTAATGGttatacagcaagcaatatttgataaaccagtcaaacattggcacttaaaagctttatatatgaaaggtcttgttgatgggaagccgatgaacaagatgttggtggacggaggtgcttctatcaatcttatgccttacaccacttttcgtaagcttggcaaaggaccaaaAGATCTTAAGGAGACtggcatgatgcttaaggacttcgaaggtaatacgtctaagacccggggggcaataaacatcgaactaacaatcaggagcaagactctgctcaccacatttttcgtcatcaatggaaaagggtcgtatagtttgctcctcggtcgtgattggattcatgcgaactactgtataccatcgaccatgcatcaatatTTGATTCAAAgtcatggagatgatgtcaaactagttcgcgctgatgagtccgtgagcatcgcaacagccgattcagtcttttgggaactaggagactttgaatgtttttctggcaagtcatgggaaggaggcttcattaagatcaacaaTGAAacccaacagccgatgcaagcgatcgactctgagagtttgttttagtaaaaagtcatggcttcacgtcggccattagattaaggaaaaataagcattaagccctggagatgggtttaggccaacG
Proteins encoded in this region:
- the LOC136504479 gene encoding uncharacterized protein isoform X3 gives rise to the protein MVSFNILNSEEEGPAASAVMLKFELIYAPTLDNGSELQASSVTSSAAVHEFRIPHRALLGLHSYCPVHFDAFHSVLVDLTLHIVYLKAGAIKSSLKVPDQGLGPTSYNIVKALLTSRKMLLEELNKISGAIGKTVEDLDVADLNLGKYESFNASKSGLPNSSKVFLATGKGVGQLAGILHDFLEKPNDMVNGTDDSMLYTLPQEELFELFLTLSGQLSLLWNAFLKFHRLNKTKILDYLHDVWAIDRKAEWSIWTVHSKIEMPHRYLRSMTDDSTHRHSLLRGSVSRKFHDDPVQNSVSRAELHRKSIAQMKINTQSVQDMHIYAVPSRVPVVLIEQHVMVVPQHSSSKDLASSPEQKDTIVLPKLQGESLVPKSSAGKKSGRILRAVIFVHGFQGHHLDLRLVRNQWLLLDPGADCLMSEANEDKTSGDFKEMGSRLAGEVVAFLKKKMDKLSRYGGCKELKLNFVGHSIGNIIIRSALAEPALQPYLKNLYTYMSISGPHLGYWYSSNSLFNSGLWLLKKLKGAQCIHQLTFSDDQDPQNTYFYKLCKLKTLENFKNIILLSSPQDGYVPYHSARIELCPAASSDTSKKGEVFTEMLNNCLDQIRAPSSDTRTFMRCDVNFDQSNQGRSLNTMIGRAAHIEFLETDVYAKFIMWSFPDLFR
- the LOC136504479 gene encoding uncharacterized protein isoform X1; the protein is MRCLVGGGVQDSPRAAAKRVSPASWRLDTAAPEAEAAKGPRVCFRPRDVMETVHEVAIYIHRFHNLDLFQQGWYQMKISAMWEEGGNKTPASPARVVQYEASDVGADDALGIWRIDDVDNSFHTQPFRIKYARQDIYLSVMVSFNILNSEEEGPAASAVMLKFELIYAPTLDNGSELQASSVTSSAAVHEFRIPHRALLGLHSYCPVHFDAFHSVLVDLTLHIVYLKAGAIKSSLKVPDQGLGPTSYNIVKALLTSRKMLLEELNKISGAIGKTVEDLDVADLNLGKYESFNASKSGLPNSSKVFLATGKGVGQLAGILHDFLEKPNDMVNGTDDSMLYTLPQEELFELFLTLSGQLSLLWNAFLKFHRLNKTKILDYLHDVWAIDRKAEWSIWTVHSKIEMPHRYLRSMTDDSTHRHSLLRGSVSRKFHDDPVQNSVSRAELHRKSIAQMKINTQSVQDMHIYAVPSRVPVVLIEQHVMVVPQHSSSKDLASSPEQKDTIVLPKLQGESLVPKSSAGKKSGRILRAVIFVHGFQGHHLDLRLVRNQWLLLDPGADCLMSEANEDKTSGDFKEMGSRLAGEVVAFLKKKMDKLSRYGGCKELKLNFVGHSIGNIIIRSALAEPALQPYLKNLYTYMSISGPHLGYWYSSNSLFNSGLWLLKKLKGAQCIHQLTFSDDQDPQNTYFYKLCKLKTLENFKNIILLSSPQDGYVPYHSARIELCPAASSDTSKKGEVFTEMLNNCLDQIRAPSSDTRTFMRCDVNFDQSNQGRSLNTMIGRAAHIEFLETDVYAKFIMWSFPDLFR
- the LOC136504479 gene encoding uncharacterized protein isoform X4, with the protein product MLKFELIYAPTLDNGSELQASSVTSSAAVHEFRIPHRALLGLHSYCPVHFDAFHSVLVDLTLHIVYLKAGAIKSSLKVPDQGLGPTSYNIVKALLTSRKMLLEELNKISGAIGKTVEDLDVADLNLGKYESFNASKSGLPNSSKVFLATGKGVGQLAGILHDFLEKPNDMVNGTDDSMLYTLPQEELFELFLTLSGQLSLLWNAFLKFHRLNKTKILDYLHDVWAIDRKAEWSIWTVHSKIEMPHRYLRSMTDDSTHRHSLLRGSVSRKFHDDPVQNSVSRAELHRKSIAQMKINTQSVQDMHIYAVPSRVPVVLIEQHVMVVPQHSSSKDLASSPEQKDTIVLPKLQGESLVPKSSAGKKSGRILRAVIFVHGFQGHHLDLRLVRNQWLLLDPGADCLMSEANEDKTSGDFKEMGSRLAGEVVAFLKKKMDKLSRYGGCKELKLNFVGHSIGNIIIRSALAEPALQPYLKNLYTYMSISGPHLGYWYSSNSLFNSGLWLLKKLKGAQCIHQLTFSDDQDPQNTYFYKLCKLKTLENFKNIILLSSPQDGYVPYHSARIELCPAASSDTSKKGEVFTEMLNNCLDQIRAPSSDTRTFMRCDVNFDQSNQGRSLNTMIGRAAHIEFLETDVYAKFIMWSFPDLFR
- the LOC136504479 gene encoding uncharacterized protein isoform X2; its protein translation is MKVDCAASDVGADDALGIWRIDDVDNSFHTQPFRIKYARQDIYLSVMVSFNILNSEEEGPAASAVMLKFELIYAPTLDNGSELQASSVTSSAAVHEFRIPHRALLGLHSYCPVHFDAFHSVLVDLTLHIVYLKAGAIKSSLKVPDQGLGPTSYNIVKALLTSRKMLLEELNKISGAIGKTVEDLDVADLNLGKYESFNASKSGLPNSSKVFLATGKGVGQLAGILHDFLEKPNDMVNGTDDSMLYTLPQEELFELFLTLSGQLSLLWNAFLKFHRLNKTKILDYLHDVWAIDRKAEWSIWTVHSKIEMPHRYLRSMTDDSTHRHSLLRGSVSRKFHDDPVQNSVSRAELHRKSIAQMKINTQSVQDMHIYAVPSRVPVVLIEQHVMVVPQHSSSKDLASSPEQKDTIVLPKLQGESLVPKSSAGKKSGRILRAVIFVHGFQGHHLDLRLVRNQWLLLDPGADCLMSEANEDKTSGDFKEMGSRLAGEVVAFLKKKMDKLSRYGGCKELKLNFVGHSIGNIIIRSALAEPALQPYLKNLYTYMSISGPHLGYWYSSNSLFNSGLWLLKKLKGAQCIHQLTFSDDQDPQNTYFYKLCKLKTLENFKNIILLSSPQDGYVPYHSARIELCPAASSDTSKKGEVFTEMLNNCLDQIRAPSSDTRTFMRCDVNFDQSNQGRSLNTMIGRAAHIEFLETDVYAKFIMWSFPDLFR